A single region of the Pontibacter kalidii genome encodes:
- a CDS encoding universal stress protein — translation MLRILVPTDFSDTAYAAMRTALQLARSYHAEVTFLHAMERPMVPAATPQEVYYSILQAAQQELGQRLQQLSQQLHQELDLRPKEVTRRVQILPTPVSNTVLQLIRDNSINLVVMGSSGVSSLKKFFMGSNTAEMIRITTVPLLIVPARYAFRGFKSITVVIRAKRFGNRPGLSILDRLSHTFSASVYFLFILDEDGQARDSLPLAESAELVNGLNYEIIPIRKNSKNEELEQHLQKTNTDLLVWLPRQVGGWGDSLSEGFTEEIAYKARLPLLVIPHLDEEE, via the coding sequence ATGCTGCGTATACTTGTACCCACCGATTTCTCAGACACGGCCTATGCTGCCATGCGCACCGCCTTGCAACTGGCCCGAAGCTACCATGCGGAAGTCACTTTTCTGCATGCCATGGAGCGACCGATGGTGCCGGCCGCCACGCCGCAGGAAGTATACTACAGCATTCTCCAGGCGGCGCAACAGGAACTGGGGCAACGGCTGCAGCAACTAAGTCAGCAGCTTCACCAGGAGCTGGACCTGCGCCCGAAGGAGGTGACGAGAAGAGTGCAGATCCTCCCTACCCCGGTTTCCAACACTGTACTTCAGCTTATCAGAGACAACAGTATAAACCTGGTTGTGATGGGGAGCAGCGGCGTGAGCAGCCTAAAAAAGTTTTTCATGGGCAGCAATACGGCCGAGATGATCCGCATCACCACCGTGCCGCTCCTGATCGTTCCTGCCCGCTATGCTTTCCGGGGATTCAAAAGTATAACCGTGGTCATCAGGGCGAAGCGCTTCGGCAACAGGCCGGGCTTATCCATCCTGGACAGGTTGTCACATACGTTCAGCGCCTCGGTTTATTTTCTTTTTATTTTGGATGAGGATGGTCAGGCGAGAGACTCCCTACCCCTGGCAGAATCGGCGGAGCTGGTGAACGGGTTAAATTACGAAATCATCCCTATCCGCAAGAATAGTAAAAACGAGGAGCTGGAGCAGCACCTGCAAAAGACCAACACAGACCTGCTGGTATGGCTTCCAAGGCAAGTTGGTGGCTGGGGCGACTCGCTTTCAGAAGGTTTTACAGAGGAAATAGCCTACAAGGCGAGGCTGCCGCTGCTGGTGATACCGCACCTGGACGAGGAAGAATAA
- a CDS encoding NAD-binding protein codes for MLFGLGRFGGNLALELQKYGYTVLAVDFDPSMISYWQKKKLPAQYGDMEDPVLPGHLCYPGRIAVTAHRASDALLLQEENEHVLVLLPFSDAAETVASKLFNTAGSGMAQKTERWQKKPGPLLPPPFA; via the coding sequence ATACTTTTCGGCCTGGGCCGGTTTGGCGGGAACCTTGCGCTGGAGCTTCAGAAATACGGCTATACTGTGTTGGCTGTGGACTTTGACCCGAGCATGATCAGTTACTGGCAGAAAAAGAAGCTGCCGGCGCAATACGGCGACATGGAAGACCCGGTGCTGCCGGGCCACCTGTGCTACCCGGGAAGGATAGCGGTGACGGCGCACCGCGCCTCCGATGCCCTCTTGCTGCAGGAGGAAAATGAGCACGTGCTGGTGCTGCTGCCCTTCTCAGACGCCGCCGAAACAGTTGCAAGCAAACTTTTCAATACAGCGGGCTCGGGCATGGCCCAGAAAACAGAAAGGTGGCAGAAGAAGCCGGGGCCTCTCCTGCCACCTCCGTTTGCCTAA
- a CDS encoding MarR family winged helix-turn-helix transcriptional regulator, with protein MNLNSQLSIGAFRNEWQKASMSLLYTCGFLSNGYESFFKKHTITSQQYNALRILRDQFPKPVSTSFLREKMLDKMSDASRLVSRLNAKGYVTVTQNPTDKRLVNILISSEGLAILSGIDKELYQLDAMLQGLTEEEAATLVELLSKVRESITTTEERVAALEEATA; from the coding sequence ATGAACCTTAACAGTCAACTTAGCATCGGTGCCTTCCGGAATGAATGGCAAAAGGCAAGTATGAGCCTGCTTTATACCTGTGGCTTTCTCAGCAACGGGTATGAGAGCTTCTTTAAGAAACACACCATTACCAGCCAGCAATATAATGCGTTGCGCATTCTGAGAGACCAGTTTCCAAAGCCTGTCTCCACCTCGTTTCTGCGCGAAAAGATGCTGGACAAAATGTCCGACGCCTCCCGCCTTGTCAGCCGCCTGAACGCCAAAGGCTATGTCACCGTAACACAGAACCCAACTGACAAGCGCCTGGTAAACATCCTCATCTCCAGTGAGGGCTTAGCCATATTATCCGGCATTGACAAGGAGCTCTACCAGCTGGATGCCATGCTGCAGGGCCTTACGGAGGAAGAAGCCGCTACCCTGGTGGAGCTGCTCTCCAAAGTACGGGAATCTATTACCACAACCGAAGAAAGAGTGGCTGCTTTAGAAGAAGCCACCGCATAA
- a CDS encoding MmcQ/YjbR family DNA-binding protein encodes MNIEEFRDYCLAKAGTTEETPFDEDTLVFKVCGKIFALCSIAEYANGINLKCAPEKAVELREQYPQVKPGYHMSKMHWNTVLPEAGLPDTLLKQWTDDSYELVASKLKKTQRQELGLDVA; translated from the coding sequence ATGAATATAGAGGAATTTCGGGATTATTGCCTGGCCAAGGCAGGAACTACCGAGGAAACACCTTTTGACGAGGATACGCTTGTATTTAAGGTATGCGGTAAAATATTTGCGCTGTGCAGCATCGCTGAATATGCAAACGGCATTAACCTGAAGTGCGCGCCGGAAAAGGCGGTGGAGTTACGCGAGCAGTACCCGCAGGTAAAACCTGGCTACCACATGAGCAAAATGCACTGGAACACCGTGCTGCCGGAAGCCGGCCTTCCCGATACCCTTTTGAAGCAGTGGACGGATGATTCCTATGAGCTGGTGGCAAGCAAATTGAAGAAAACGCAGCGGCAGGAGCTGGGGCTGGATGTAGCCTGA
- a CDS encoding DUF6728 family protein, with protein sequence MKKGLFNLSEVATYFFRKKDPSRKTNFNLRAMHTINKISILMFLAAMIYFIIKHL encoded by the coding sequence ATGAAAAAGGGACTTTTTAACCTGTCGGAAGTGGCGACCTATTTTTTTCGGAAGAAGGACCCCAGCCGCAAAACCAACTTTAACCTGCGCGCCATGCACACCATCAATAAAATATCTATCCTGATGTTCCTGGCCGCCATGATCTACTTTATCATCAAGCACCTCTAA
- the ispG gene encoding (E)-4-hydroxy-3-methylbut-2-enyl-diphosphate synthase — translation MNSYCPSLVEYKRRKSRVVNIGGVPLGGDYPIRVQSMTTVDTMDTMGSVEQCIRMIEAGCEYIRITAPSIKEAENLQHIKDELRRRGYNAPLVADIHFTPNAAEVAARIVEKVRVNPGNYADKKKFEVITYNDDTYQAELDRIRKRFVPLVRICKEHGTAMRIGTNHGSLSDRILSRYGDTPLGMVESALEFIRICEDEGYYDIVISMKASNTQVMVQAYRLLVQKLEEEGLQPYPLHLGVTEAGEAEDGRIKSAVGIGTLLEDGLGDTVRVSLTEAPEAEAPVAQALIDRYTYRAEKAQPIKPLCTNPINPYQYHRRETGEVENLGGLNVPRVVADLSRLSDVKYADLKAVGHLYSMLLDKFNMNDLGADYIYTGNNPISFMLPNGLKEIVNYTAWQQAAQRENLHPLMSTEVYLGGAERHSSLNFILASVHDITPELMEALKKDNTAVLVLHTQNEHAMPELRKCFIRLMNNGVQAPCIIKREYGALTPDQVQLYAATDVGGLLIDGLGDGVLLSTELLPVQEKQEELQTIDTLNKLGFGILQAARTRMSKTEYISCPSCGRTLFDLQETTAMIRKRTDHLKGVKIGIMGCIVNGPGEMADADYGYVGVGKDKIALYRGQTVVKKSVPADRAVDELIELIREDNRWIEPVRLEEEV, via the coding sequence ATGAATTCTTACTGTCCGAGCCTGGTAGAGTATAAGCGCCGCAAATCGCGCGTGGTGAATATCGGTGGAGTGCCGCTGGGCGGGGATTACCCGATCCGGGTGCAGTCGATGACCACCGTGGATACCATGGATACGATGGGCTCGGTGGAGCAATGCATCCGAATGATCGAAGCCGGCTGTGAGTACATCCGTATTACGGCGCCAAGTATAAAAGAGGCTGAGAACCTGCAGCATATCAAAGATGAGCTGCGCAGGCGCGGTTACAACGCCCCCCTTGTCGCCGACATACACTTTACCCCGAACGCCGCCGAGGTGGCTGCCCGCATTGTGGAGAAGGTGCGCGTGAATCCGGGCAATTATGCCGATAAGAAGAAGTTTGAAGTAATAACCTATAACGACGACACCTACCAGGCGGAGCTGGACAGGATCCGGAAGCGTTTTGTGCCGCTGGTGCGCATCTGCAAAGAGCACGGCACGGCCATGCGTATCGGTACCAACCACGGCTCCCTGTCTGACCGTATCCTGAGCCGCTATGGGGATACCCCGCTGGGCATGGTGGAAAGCGCGCTGGAGTTTATCCGCATCTGCGAGGACGAAGGCTACTATGATATCGTGATCTCCATGAAGGCCTCTAACACGCAGGTGATGGTGCAGGCCTACCGCTTGCTGGTGCAAAAGCTGGAGGAGGAGGGGCTGCAGCCGTACCCGCTGCACCTGGGCGTAACCGAGGCCGGTGAAGCCGAGGATGGCCGCATTAAATCCGCCGTGGGTATAGGCACTTTACTGGAAGATGGACTAGGTGATACCGTGCGCGTGTCGCTGACCGAGGCTCCCGAGGCGGAGGCACCCGTGGCGCAGGCGCTGATAGACCGTTATACGTACCGTGCCGAAAAGGCGCAGCCCATCAAACCCCTGTGCACCAACCCGATTAACCCGTACCAGTATCACCGCCGCGAAACAGGGGAGGTGGAGAACCTGGGAGGGCTGAACGTGCCGCGGGTGGTAGCCGATCTGAGCCGCCTCAGCGATGTAAAATACGCCGACCTGAAAGCCGTAGGCCATCTCTACTCTATGCTGCTCGACAAGTTCAACATGAACGACCTGGGCGCCGACTACATTTATACAGGTAATAACCCGATCTCGTTTATGCTGCCAAACGGCCTGAAGGAGATCGTGAATTATACTGCCTGGCAGCAGGCAGCGCAGCGAGAAAACCTCCACCCGCTGATGAGCACTGAAGTATACCTGGGCGGCGCTGAGCGGCACAGCAGTCTGAACTTTATACTTGCCTCTGTGCATGACATCACGCCGGAGCTGATGGAGGCGCTTAAAAAGGACAACACGGCCGTACTTGTGTTGCACACGCAAAATGAGCATGCCATGCCCGAATTGCGCAAGTGCTTTATCCGCCTGATGAACAACGGCGTGCAGGCACCCTGCATCATAAAGCGGGAGTATGGGGCGTTGACGCCGGACCAGGTGCAACTGTATGCCGCCACGGATGTGGGTGGATTGCTGATAGACGGCTTAGGCGACGGTGTGCTGCTGAGCACGGAACTACTGCCAGTGCAGGAGAAGCAGGAGGAGTTGCAGACCATAGACACGCTGAACAAGCTGGGTTTTGGCATACTGCAGGCCGCCCGCACGCGCATGAGCAAAACAGAGTACATCAGCTGTCCGAGCTGCGGCCGTACCTTGTTCGACCTGCAGGAAACCACTGCCATGATCCGCAAGCGCACCGACCACCTGAAAGGCGTGAAGATCGGCATTATGGGCTGCATTGTAAATGGCCCCGGCGAGATGGCTGACGCAGACTACGGCTATGTGGGTGTGGGTAAGGACAAGATTGCGCTCTACCGGGGGCAGACGGTGGTAAAGAAATCGGTGCCGGCTGACCGTGCCGTGGATGAGCTGATTGAGCTGATACGCGAGGATAACCGCTGGATTGAGCCGGTGCGACTAGAGGAGGAAGTATAG
- a CDS encoding flavodoxin family protein translates to MPPNILPPPSTSAPLVILASARRNSDTQLLACKLLAEQKYELINLLDFRVSPYTYAGKYETEDQFIGIARQLLQHEQVIFATPVYWYSMSGLLKNFFDRLTDLVTTQKELGRKMAGKKVHLLAVGSDEELPTGFEEPFRLTAAYFNMHYTGCYYCPTAQLRVSPS, encoded by the coding sequence ATGCCTCCTAACATCCTTCCACCTCCCTCCACATCCGCACCACTTGTTATACTGGCCAGCGCGCGCAGGAACAGCGATACGCAGCTACTGGCTTGCAAGCTTTTGGCCGAACAGAAGTATGAACTGATCAACCTGCTTGATTTCCGGGTAAGCCCTTATACTTACGCAGGCAAGTATGAGACGGAAGACCAGTTTATAGGTATTGCCAGGCAGCTGCTGCAGCATGAACAGGTTATTTTCGCTACTCCAGTTTACTGGTACAGCATGAGTGGCCTGCTTAAGAATTTCTTCGACAGGCTTACGGATCTTGTAACGACACAAAAGGAACTTGGCCGAAAGATGGCAGGCAAGAAGGTGCACCTATTGGCGGTAGGCTCCGACGAGGAGTTGCCCACGGGCTTTGAAGAGCCTTTCCGGTTAACGGCTGCTTATTTTAACATGCATTATACAGGCTGCTATTACTGCCCCACCGCACAGCTACGTGTTTCCCCCTCCTAA